A single Actinomadura algeriensis DNA region contains:
- a CDS encoding TetR/AcrR family transcriptional regulator, with protein sequence MTTEHGDRRDPQRSLKLLWDDRDRPARGRPPVLTLDAIVTAAVATADELARTEGLEGLTMRSIATRLGVGTMSLYRYVPGKGELLDLMLDRVIGEYEPEEDGGGLGWRDVLAREAHRQWRMCMDHSWYPFVDQSRPILGPNSLHGLDRVLGLLQPLGVDDRTLMMMVGVQSDYVEGVARSYINERRAVERTGLSGEEFWEAQAPTLEKAMLSGRFPTMAALDESTFDWSYEQLFEFGLNRLHDGFASHLGDRAG encoded by the coding sequence ATGACGACCGAGCACGGCGACCGGCGCGACCCCCAGCGGAGCCTGAAGCTGCTGTGGGACGACCGCGACCGGCCGGCCCGCGGGCGCCCGCCCGTGCTCACCCTCGACGCGATCGTCACCGCCGCCGTGGCGACCGCCGACGAGCTCGCGCGCACCGAAGGGCTCGAGGGGCTCACCATGCGCTCCATCGCGACCCGCCTCGGCGTCGGCACGATGTCGCTCTACCGCTACGTCCCGGGCAAGGGCGAGCTGCTCGACCTCATGCTCGACCGCGTCATCGGCGAGTACGAGCCCGAGGAGGACGGCGGCGGCCTCGGCTGGCGCGACGTCCTCGCGCGCGAGGCCCACCGCCAGTGGCGCATGTGCATGGACCACTCGTGGTACCCGTTCGTGGACCAGAGCCGCCCGATCCTCGGGCCCAACTCGCTGCACGGCCTCGACCGCGTCCTCGGCCTGCTCCAGCCCCTCGGGGTCGACGACCGGACGCTGATGATGATGGTCGGCGTGCAGAGCGACTACGTCGAGGGCGTGGCGCGCAGCTACATCAACGAGCGCCGCGCCGTGGAACGGACCGGCCTCAGCGGCGAGGAGTTCTGGGAGGCGCAGGCGCCCACCCTCGAGAAGGCGATGCTCAGCGGCCGGTTCCCGACCATGGCGGCGCTCGACGAGAGCACCTTCGACTGGTCCTACGAGCAGCTGTTCGAGTTCGGCCTGAACCGCCTGCACGACGGCTTCGCGTCCCACCTCGGCGACCGCGCCGGCTGA
- a CDS encoding GlxA family transcriptional regulator, producing the protein MAMIVDAGSNPFELGVVTELFGLRRPELDRPWYDFTLCAPGGRAVMHEAFFTMSGIPDLDAVERADTVIVPNRPDPENEPAPAVSAAVRRAAARGARLVGLCTGAFALAAAGVLDGRRATTHWRWAGLFRERFPDVRLEPDVLFVDDGDVLTSAGSAAALDLCLHLVRRDHGAEIANAVSRRLVFAGHRDGGQRQFVERAVPDVPDASLAPVLAWARERLGGPLTVAGLAARAAVSPATLHRRFRAELGTTPLAWLTAERVALACRLIERGGPGLDAVARASGLGTSANLRAQMRRHTGLTPSAYRARFARVPG; encoded by the coding sequence GTGGCGATGATCGTCGACGCCGGGTCGAATCCGTTCGAGCTGGGCGTGGTCACCGAGCTGTTCGGCCTGCGCCGTCCGGAGCTGGACCGGCCGTGGTACGACTTCACGCTCTGCGCTCCCGGCGGCCGCGCGGTCATGCACGAGGCGTTCTTCACGATGTCCGGCATCCCGGACCTGGACGCCGTCGAGCGTGCGGACACCGTGATCGTCCCCAACCGGCCCGACCCCGAGAACGAGCCCGCACCGGCCGTGTCGGCGGCCGTCCGGCGTGCCGCGGCGCGCGGCGCGCGGCTCGTCGGCCTGTGCACCGGCGCGTTCGCGCTCGCCGCCGCGGGAGTCCTCGACGGCCGCCGGGCGACCACCCACTGGCGGTGGGCCGGGCTGTTCCGGGAACGCTTCCCGGACGTGCGGCTCGAACCGGACGTCCTGTTCGTGGACGACGGCGACGTGCTGACGTCCGCGGGCAGCGCCGCCGCCCTCGACCTGTGCCTGCACCTGGTCCGCCGCGACCACGGCGCCGAGATCGCGAACGCGGTGAGCCGCCGGCTGGTGTTCGCCGGGCACCGCGACGGCGGCCAGCGCCAGTTCGTCGAACGGGCCGTGCCCGACGTCCCGGACGCCTCGCTCGCGCCCGTCCTGGCCTGGGCGCGGGAACGTCTCGGCGGGCCGCTGACCGTCGCCGGCCTGGCGGCGCGCGCGGCCGTCAGCCCGGCCACCCTGCACCGCCGGTTCCGGGCCGAGCTCGGCACCACCCCGCTCGCCTGGCTCACCGCCGAACGCGTCGCCCTCGCCTGCCGCCTCATCGAACGCGGCGGGCCGGGCCTGGACGCGGTCGCGCGGGCGAGCGGCCTCGGCACGTCCGCGAACCTGCGCGCCCAGATGCGCCGCCACACCGGCCTCACCCCGTCGGCGTACCGGGCGAGGTTCGCGCGGGTCCCCGGCTGA
- a CDS encoding cupin domain-containing protein, protein MNEHPIELHDALRTFDDLWSPRIVTRVNDHDVRIAKVHGDHVWHAHDDTDEFFLVLDGELAIALREAGTERTVVLPKGAVFVVPRGVEHRPSAPGGASILMFEPSGTLSVGDRHDDLPAHVDATTGHALPARTP, encoded by the coding sequence ATGAACGAACACCCCATCGAACTGCACGACGCCCTGCGCACCTTCGACGACCTGTGGAGTCCCCGCATCGTCACGCGCGTGAACGACCACGACGTCCGCATCGCGAAGGTGCACGGCGACCACGTCTGGCACGCGCACGACGACACCGACGAATTCTTCCTCGTCCTCGACGGCGAACTCGCGATCGCCCTGCGCGAGGCGGGCACCGAACGCACGGTCGTCCTGCCGAAGGGCGCGGTGTTCGTCGTCCCCCGCGGCGTCGAGCACCGTCCGTCCGCACCCGGCGGAGCCTCGATCCTGATGTTCGAGCCGTCCGGCACCCTCAGCGTCGGCGACCGCCACGACGACCTGCCCGCGCACGTCGACGCCACCACGGGCCACGCCCTCCCCGCCCGCACGCCCTGA